One genomic region from Antedon mediterranea chromosome 3, ecAntMedi1.1, whole genome shotgun sequence encodes:
- the LOC140044345 gene encoding uncharacterized protein: MTIPRLELTAATLAVKCASLVREEVDTTFKRVIFWTDSMLVINYIRNNKTRFSTFVANRLSIIHEGSECEQWRHVDTANNPADIASRGMHLSKKVEVEMWLKGPVFLKNKEDKWPKGNLGMALLSISDPDVKYAAAATVNSCDYIESLFGRFSSWSRLKVFVAWMLRVKGNLMQRCKTRTPPKGRVRRIEPITSSELDVAETEIIRYLQSETSKQPMGNDTSKLDPFKDEKGIIRVGGRIAGASIPLEAKHPILLPKTSIVAGIIINDIHQRMGHVGRNAILARFREKYWVTRALKLTKSIFSRCVTCRRYNGRLETQKMSELPKQRLMSGEKPFTRSGVDYFGPIEIKRGRTVLKRYGVVFTCFNTRAIHLEMADSLDTDSCINAVRRFIARRGAVRYMLSDNGTNLVGADKELRKGMKEWNNTQIHTVRQNGIDWRFNPPAASHQGGVWERMIRSIRKVLYGLLKEQTIKLNDEGLRTLFCEVEAIVNGRPLTMLSDDPKEDRPLTPNHLLLAQADYIPAPGIFSEADVYRKRWRQAQYLVNVFWARWRKEYLATLMERQKWFKERRNVDVGDIVIIAENSPRGQWPMARVLEAYKDARGLVRSVKLRTANAELVRPITKLVVILEAESQ, translated from the coding sequence ATGACGATTCCCAGACTAGAATTAACTGCTGCAACTCTAGCAGTTAAATGTGCAAGTCTAGTTCGAGAAGAAGTTGACACCACATTCAAAAGAGTAATATTCTGGACCGATAGCATGCTAGTTATAAACTACATAAGAAACAACAAAACAAGATTTAGCACCTTTGTAGCAAATAGGTTATCAATCATTCACGAAGGAAGTGAGTGCGAGCAGTGGAGACACGTGGATACTGCAAATAATCCTGCAGACATAGCTTCACGAGGTATGCACTTAAGCAAGAAGGTGGAGGTTGAAATGTGGCTAAAGGGGCCGGTGTTCTTAAAAAACAAAGAAGACAAGTGGCCAAAGGGAAACCTAGGAATGGCTTTGCTGTCAATAAGCGACCCAGACGTAAAATATGCAGCAGCAGCAACAGTTAATTCATGTGATTATATTGAATCATTGTTTGGAAGATTTTCTAGTTGGAGCCGGTTAAAGGTGTTTGTCGCTTGGATGCTTCGAGTCAAGGGTAATTTAATGCAACGTTGCAAAACCCGTACACCACCAAAGGGAAGAGTAAGAAGGATTGAGCCAATAACAAGCTCAGAGCTTGATGTCGCTGAGACAGAAATAATAAGATATCTGCAGTCGGAAACTTCAAAACAACCTATGGGCAATGACACATCTAAGTTGGACCCCTTTAAGGATGAAAAGGGAATCATCAGAGTCGGTGGAAGAATAGCAGGAGCATCTATACCATTAGAAGCTAAACACCCAATATTGCTTCCAAAAACATCCATAGTTGCTGGTATAATAATCAATGATATTCACCAACGCATGGGTCATGTAGGAAGGAATGCCATACTAGCAAGATTCAGAGAGAAGTATTGGGTGACAAGAGCACTTAAGTTGACAAAGAGTATTTTCTCAAGGTGTGTCACTTGTCGTAGGTATAATGGACGTTTGGAGAcccagaaaatgtctgaatTACCAAAGCAAAGATTAATGAGCGGAGAGAAGCCGTTTACCAGATCTGGAGTTGACTACTTTGGTCCAATAGAAATCAAAAGAGGAAGGACAGTCTTAAAACGGTACGGAGTTGTGTTCACATGCTTCAATACACGAGCGATTCATCTAGAAATGGCTGATTCGCTAGATACGGACTCCTGCATAAATGCTGTAAGGCGATTTATTGCCAGACGAGGTGCTGTAAGATACATGCTGTCGGACAACGGAACCAATTTAGTAGGAGCCGACAAGGAGCTAAGAAAGGGAATGAAAGAATGGAACAACACTCAGATTCACACAGTAAGACAAAATGGAATTGATTGGAGATTTAATCCTCCAGCTGCCTCCCACCAAGGGGGAGTCTGGGAAAGAATGATCAGATCAATAAGAAAGGTGTTATATGGATTGTTAAAGGAGCAGACAATAAAACTAAACGATGAAGGTCTGAGGACATTGTTTTGTGAGGTGGAGGCGATTGTTAACGGACGGCCATTGACAATGCTGTCTGATGATCCTAAGGAAGATCGCCCACTAACGCCGAATCACCTGTTACTGGCACAAGCAGATTATATACCTGCTCCAGGTATATTCAGTGAGGCAGATGTATATCGTAAGAGATGGAGACAGGCGCAATACCTGGTTAATGTATTCTGGGCAAGATGGAGGAAGGAGTATTTGGCGACATTGATGGAGCGTCAGAAATGGTTTAAAGAGCGTAGAAATGTGGATGTAGGAGACATTGTTATAATTGCGGAGAATTCTCCAAGAGGACAGTGGCCAATGGCAAGAGTGTTGGAAGCTTATAAGGATGCAAGAGGACTGGTGAGATCTGTTAAGCTGAGAACTGCAAACGCTGAACTGGTACGGCCCATCACGAAGTTGGTTGTGATTCTGGAGGCAGAGAGTCAGTAG
- the LOC140044346 gene encoding uncharacterized protein: protein MFHQVKVPVKDRDYMRFFWWPEGDVNQQPVEYRMTAHLFGAASSPACANMALRQTALDNRPSTEDEVSQTLLRNFYVDDCLKSVGSISDGINMVKNLKELCAKGGFNLAKWTSNRRDVINSVPVENRSKELQALAFKEEGIPSERALGVQWDPRSDCLCYQLSSITEQPCTRRGILSTISSVFDPMGLASPVMLTPKILLQELIKKGKNWDNPVEGKELRRWKRWLESLPLVEELRVPRFITCKLKTDQELHVFADASENGYGVAIYCMCGRR from the coding sequence ATGTTTCACCAAGTGAAGGTGCCAGTGAAAGATAGAGACTATATGAGATTTTTCTGGTGGCCAGAAGGAGATGTCAACCAGCAACCAGTGGAGTATAGAATGACAGCACATTTGTTTGGAGCAGCGTCTTCTCCTGCTTGCGCCAATATGGCTTTAAGACAAACAGCTTTAGACAATAGACCAAGTACAGAAGATGAAGTCTCACAGACGTTACTACGCAACTTCTATGTTGATGACTGCTTGAAGTCAGTTGGATCAATATCTGATGgtataaatatggtaaaaaaccTTAAGGAACTCTGTGCAAAAGGCGggtttaatctagctaaatgGACCAGTAACAGACGAGACGTCATCAACTCTGTTCCAGTAGAGAACAGATCAAAGGAACTACAAGCCCTAGCATTTAAGGAAGAAGGAATTCCAAGCGAAAGGGCACTTGGAGTGCAATGGGACCCAAGGAGTGACTGTCTATGTTATCAGCTTTCGAGTATCACAGAGCAGCCATGTACCCGAAGGGGCATATTATCTACAATAAGCTCGGTGTTTGATCCTATGGGACTGGCATCGCCCGTGATGTTAACACCTAAGATTCTTCTTCAAGAACTAATCAAGAAAGGCAAGAATTGGGATAATCCAGTTGAGGGAAAGGAATTACGTAGGTGGAAACGCTGGCTAGAAAGCTTACCTCTAGTTGAGGAATTGCGTGTGCCCAGGTTTATTACATGTAAACTTAAAACCGACCAAGAACTTCACGTGTTTGCGGACGCAAGTGAAAATGGTTATGGAGttgctatatactgtatgtgcgGTCGCAGGTAG
- the LOC140044347 gene encoding uncharacterized protein, producing the protein MSTTSSRLTSKSSRGSTTSLRLNAAEARADAAVAKAKEEFRIKKALAAKAKLREEAATSLARASALDKEIDKIEERDEELSVNLPVESAQDRMRRFIVNDRIEEDLELHDNGLENQYNEDGQTNEIKPVKPCAPTDDAMNMLIRQQIEMAKAIVTSQQKAQLPRRRIKPYNGEATEYNAFIKAFEHEVDSKTESNSERLYYLEQFTIGDVNKLVRSYMYTEGDRGYKEARKAMGKRFGNKYKMTEAYMEKAQSIDEIRSEDASALSNFSLFLLECRNAMEDLNYLSELNHTKNIQMLVAKLPYRLRGRTTTDYIQEEKMRTVTFDDFVEFVEKQSRIANNPVYGSLNSERASKPQREKTQKPPSKGSFSTTKEDVICLYCKETHNLENCIKFDGLSRETKIEFLKQSRGCFGCLRIGHRSKECRQRLECKTCKGAHPTSLHRDPNSNQPPNVGSACSTRGECTLAIVPVQVTARNGSQPIKTYAFFDPGSSISFISDELLHKTGAEGKRAKLSIDTMGNKHTMTTQIIKGLMISRLDGQGKVELPVAYTKNRLPVSSRHIPTNGDIAKWPHLKNITATNIDAGIGLLIGNAVAEAYCPLETITGPPNAPHATRTRLGWLIWNLVREGNDTGQSQPANTTGFS; encoded by the exons ATGTCAACAACATCATCAAGACTCACGTCTAAATCAAGTAGAGGGTCAACTACTTCACTCAGATTGAATGCAGCAGAGGCAAGGGCCGATGCTGCTGTGGCCAAGGCAAAGGAGGAGTTTAGGATTAAGAAAGCTCTTGCTGCCAAGGCTAAACTCAG AGAAGAAGCAGCTACATCCCTAGCAAGAGCAAGTGCTCTGGATAAAGAAATAGATAAAATAGAGGAACGAGACGAAGAATTAAGTGTCAATTTACCAGTTGAATCAGCCCAAGACCGGATGAGACGATTCATTGTAAACGATAGGATCGAAGAAGATTTAGAATTACACGATAACGGACTTGAAAATCAATACAATGAAGATGGGCAAACCAATGAAATAAAACCAGTTAAGCCTTGTGCCCCAACCGATGATGCGATGAACATGCTGATCCGTCAACAAATAGAGATGGCAAAGGCAATTGTTACAAGCCAGCAGAAGGCCCAGCTGCCACGACGGAGAATTAAACCATACAATGGTGAGGCAACAGAGTACAATGCATTCATAAAGGCATTCGAGCACGAAGTCGATAGCAAGACAGAGAGCAATAGTGAAAGACTGTATTACTTGGAACAGTTTACCATTGGAGACGTGAATAAATTAGTAAGGAGTTACATGTACACAGAAGGTGACAGAGGTTACAAGGAGGCAAGAAAGGCGATGGGCAAAAGGTTTGGAAACAAGTACAAAATGACAGAAGCATACATGGAAAAGGCTCAATCAATAGACGAGATTCGTTCGGAAGATGCAAGTGCGTTAAGcaatttttctttgtttctaTTAGAGTGTCGAAATGCAATGGAAGATTTGAATTATCTGTCTGAACTTAACCACACAAAAAACATCCAGATGTTAGTGGCGAAGTTACCGTATAGGCTAAGAGGGCGCACTACAACAGACTACATACAAGAGGAAAAAATGAGAACCGTTACATTCGATGACTTTGTTGAATTTGTAGAGAAGCAGAGTAGGATTGCCAATAATCCTGTATATGGTTCGTTAAACTCAGAAAGGGCAAGCAAGCCCCAACGTGAGAAGACTCAAAAGCCACCCAGCAAGGGAAGCTTCTCGACAACCAAGGAAGatgtaatttgcctttattgCAAGGAAACCCACAACCTTGAAAACTGCATCAAGTTTGATGGGCTGTCTAGAGAAACCAAAATTGAATTTCTGAAGCAATCAAGAGGATGCTTTGGCTGTCTCCGTATAGGACACCGTAGCAAGGAATGCAGGCAACGGCTCGAATGCAAAACTTGCAAGGGAGCTCACCCGACATCCCTACACAGAGATCCAAATTCTAACCAGCCGCCGAATGTTGGATCAGCCTGTTCTACAAGAGGCGAATGTACTCTCGCGATCGTACCAGTACAAGTTACAGCGAGAAACGGGAGTCAGCCGATCAAGACATACGCATTCTTTGATCCGGGAAGCAGCATATCATTCATATCAGATGAGCTACTTCACAAAACAGGAGCCGAGGGAAAACGGGCCAAACTAAGTATTGACACAATGGGAAATAAACATACTATGACCACACAAATCATAAAAGGATTGATGATCAGCAGATTAGATGGTCAAGGGAAGGTGGAGTTACCAGTTGCCTATACTAAAAACAGACTTCCGGTTTCTAGCAGACATATCCCAACCAATGGAGATATCGCAAAATGGCCACACCTAAAAAACATAACAGCAACGAATATTGACGCTGGAATTGGCCTTTTAATTGGAAACGCCGTAGCTGAAGCGTATTGCCCACTAGAAACCATTACTGGACCACCTAATGCACCACACGCTACTAGAACTAGGTTGGGCTGGCTTATATGGAATTTGGTTAGAGAAGGCAATGACACAGGCCAGAGTCAACCAGCCAACACCACTGGATTTTCCTGA
- the LOC140044348 gene encoding CMP-N-acetylneuraminate-poly-alpha-2,8-sialyltransferase-like, translated as MVYPHTPVWVLAWCFCLFVLFLLVSTLSLYCRAHGDIVYQVIRSQVGTKLLVPKLEPSYWFPSWNQAIGSQVGTKLLVPKLEPSYWFPSWNQAVGSQVGTKLLGPKLEPSYWFPSWNQAIGSPVGTKKSLKGFSPIRLLRVYPNELIQTQTYTETAQANGEPWIKPANTCAVIGNSGILQGSNCGLEIDAHDHVFRSNMAPLEGFQKDVGTRTSLVTINNQEGRHYGWCSQNKNDSCYKTMYRYLNNLNNSTIIWVTKASAWSPKMDIVNAMRTFKPSIVLARPSKSLRQSIARTWKISSPSSGLYVVSLAGNMCSKVSLYGFYPFNQTAEGKPVTYHYYGNTSFKNGHHMPEEFKLLKQLNASGVIRLVTSHCNRHPKTF; from the exons ATGGTGTATCCCCATACTCCAGTTTGGGTGCTAGCttggtgtttttgtctttttgttctcTTCCTTTTGGTTTCCACTCTTTCTCTTTATTGTCGAGCGCATGGAGACATCGTTTATCAAGTTATTCGTTCccaagttggaaccaagctaTTGGTTCccaagttggaaccaagctaTTGGTTCccaagttggaaccaagctaTTGGTTCccaagttggaaccaagctaTTGGTTCccaagttggaaccaagctaTTGGTTCccaagttggaaccaagctgTTGGTTCtcaagttggaaccaagctgTTGGGTCccaagttggaaccaagctaTTGGTTCccaagttggaaccaagctaTTGGTTCCCCAGTTGGAACCAA aaaaaGTTTAAAGGGGTTTTCGCCGATTAGATTGCTTCGTGTCTATCCTAACGAGCTGATACAAACTCAAACTTACACCGAAACAGCTCAAGCCAATGGGGAACCATGGATAAAACCTGCAAACACGTGCGCTGTCATCGGAAACTCTGGAATCCTGCAGGGGAGTAATTGCGGATTGGAAATTGATGCGCATGATCACGTGTTTCGTTCAAATATGGCGCCACTAGAAGGTTTCCAGAAAGATGTTGGAACAAGAACAAGTTTAGTAACAATAAACAATCAAGAGGGAAGACATTACGGCTGGTgctcacaaaataaaaatgatagctGTTACAAAACGATGTATCGTTATCTGAACAATTTGAATAATTCCACTATTATATGGGTGACAAAAGCAAGCGCTTGGTCTCCCAAGATGGATATTGTCAATGCCATGCGCACATTCAAGCCAAGCATTGTATTAGCACGACCAAGTAAATCACTTAGACAGTCGATTGCGAG GACGTGGAAAATTTCATCGCCATCGTCGGGCCTTTACGTAGTTTCGCTTGCTGGAAATATGTGTAGTAAAGTATCATTGTATGGATTTTACCCTTTCAATCAAACAGCCGAAGGGAAACCCGTCACGTACCATTATTACGGAAACACATCTTTTAAAAATGGACACCACATGCCAGAGgaatttaaacttttaaaacagCTGAATGCGTCTGGCGTTATTAGGTTGGTTACATCGCATTGTAATCGTCATCCTAAAACATTCTGA